One stretch of Fictibacillus sp. b24 DNA includes these proteins:
- the sdhB gene encoding succinate dehydrogenase iron-sulfur subunit, whose translation MSTKMVKFIISRQDNPETAPYLEEFEIPHRPNMNVISALMEIRRNPVNSKGEATTPVTWEMGCLEEVCGACSMVINGKPRQSCTALVDQLEQPIRLEPMKTFPVVRDLAIDRSRMFDALKRVKAWIPIDGTYDLGPGPRMPETKRQWAYELSKCMTCGVCLEACPNVNSKSDFIGPAPLSQVRLFNAHPTGEMNKEERLNAIMDDGGLASCGNSQNCVQSCPKGIPLTTSIAALNRDTSFQAFKNFFGSDR comes from the coding sequence ATGAGCACAAAAATGGTGAAATTCATCATCTCTAGACAGGATAACCCAGAAACTGCCCCATATTTAGAAGAGTTTGAGATTCCTCATCGTCCGAATATGAATGTAATATCTGCTCTTATGGAAATTCGTAGAAACCCAGTAAATTCAAAAGGGGAAGCTACGACTCCCGTAACGTGGGAGATGGGATGTTTAGAAGAAGTTTGTGGTGCTTGTTCAATGGTGATCAACGGAAAGCCTAGACAATCATGTACGGCTCTAGTTGATCAATTAGAACAGCCGATTCGTCTTGAACCAATGAAAACTTTTCCGGTTGTCCGTGACTTGGCAATCGACAGAAGCAGAATGTTTGATGCGCTTAAGCGAGTTAAAGCCTGGATTCCAATTGACGGTACGTACGATCTTGGACCTGGTCCTCGTATGCCTGAAACGAAACGCCAATGGGCATATGAGCTATCAAAATGTATGACTTGCGGAGTATGCTTAGAGGCATGTCCAAACGTTAACTCAAAGTCAGACTTTATCGGTCCTGCACCATTATCACAAGTTCGTCTGTTCAATGCACATCCAACAGGTGAAATGAACAAAGAAGAACGTTTGAATGCGATCATGGATGACGGAGGACTTGCTTCTTGCGGTAACTCTCAAAACTGCGTACAGTCATGTCCAAAAGGTATTCCTTTGACAACATCGATTGCAGCACTAAATCGTGATACAAGTTTCCAAGCATTTAAAAACTTCTTTGGAAGCGATCGTTAA
- a CDS encoding acyl-CoA thioesterase — MARQDYISNMDEWSSGFSFYHELQVRFGEIDGFGHVNNTNIFTYMEEARIAMFKELGLMADWGAPNSVEIPVVADLQCDYLAQIMYDEKLRVHVKINEVGSSSIDIHYLGINEKQVPVFTGRGAIVQISRKSGRPAKWNEELKQQLNNFSDKARV, encoded by the coding sequence ATGGCTAGACAAGATTACATATCAAATATGGATGAGTGGAGCAGTGGTTTTTCTTTTTATCACGAATTGCAAGTTAGATTTGGTGAGATCGATGGATTTGGACATGTGAATAATACGAATATCTTCACCTATATGGAAGAAGCGAGAATAGCGATGTTTAAGGAATTGGGATTAATGGCTGATTGGGGAGCTCCTAATTCGGTAGAAATTCCGGTTGTCGCAGACCTTCAATGTGATTATCTGGCTCAGATCATGTACGACGAAAAATTAAGAGTACATGTAAAAATCAATGAAGTAGGATCATCTTCCATCGACATTCATTACTTAGGTATAAATGAAAAGCAAGTTCCTGTTTTTACTGGAAGAGGTGCAATCGTACAGATTTCTAGGAAAAGTGGACGTCCTGCCAAGTGGAATGAAGAGCTAAAACAACAATTAAATAATTTTTCTGACAAAGCCCGTGTTTAA
- a CDS encoding helix-turn-helix domain-containing protein, whose amino-acid sequence MKDKHYRPKPLLTKREREVFELLVQDKTTKEIAEQLFISEKTVRNHISNTMQKLGVKGRSQAVVELLRLGELEI is encoded by the coding sequence TTGAAAGATAAACACTACCGACCGAAGCCTCTACTTACAAAAAGAGAGAGAGAAGTTTTCGAACTATTGGTCCAAGATAAGACTACAAAAGAGATTGCAGAACAGCTGTTCATTAGTGAGAAAACAGTTCGAAACCATATTTCGAATACCATGCAAAAGCTTGGGGTTAAAGGACGCTCTCAAGCCGTTGTAGAGTTATTGAGGCTTGGAGAACTCGAGATTTAG
- the glcT gene encoding glucose PTS transporter transcription antiterminator GlcT, with protein sequence MNKNLQVKKVLNNNVVIVTDSTSEERIVIGKGIGFGKKQGEPILPDQVDKLFVLKDENEQEQYKTLLNHIDEKIVELINDVIVHIRARFENDLNEHIHVALTDHITFAIKRLEQGLDIKNPFLTETQTLYPKEYTVAEEVIEIINKSLCIHLPEGEIGFVALHIHSAITNKSVTDIKKHSQLINTLMQMVQHSLNLTIDTKSINYLRLVRHLRHAIERISMGDIMEEQEKLAKVLKEEYPICYNLAWKLIKVMQNTLNKPVPHAEAVYLTMHLQRLSRYDN encoded by the coding sequence ATGAACAAAAACCTCCAAGTAAAAAAAGTTCTTAACAATAATGTGGTAATTGTCACTGATTCTACGAGCGAAGAACGAATCGTAATTGGAAAAGGGATCGGCTTTGGAAAAAAGCAAGGCGAACCGATTCTGCCTGATCAAGTGGACAAGCTGTTTGTTTTAAAAGATGAAAACGAGCAGGAACAATATAAGACTCTTTTGAATCATATAGATGAAAAAATTGTTGAATTGATTAATGATGTTATCGTTCATATAAGAGCAAGATTTGAGAATGACTTGAATGAACATATTCATGTAGCTTTAACAGATCACATCACATTTGCCATTAAACGATTGGAGCAAGGTCTGGATATAAAAAATCCATTTCTCACCGAGACTCAAACACTATACCCTAAAGAATATACGGTTGCAGAAGAAGTTATTGAGATCATTAACAAGTCTCTTTGCATTCACCTTCCTGAAGGGGAGATTGGATTTGTTGCACTCCATATTCATAGTGCAATTACGAATAAAAGTGTGACGGATATTAAAAAACATTCTCAATTGATTAATACACTGATGCAGATGGTTCAGCATTCATTAAACTTGACGATTGATACAAAAAGCATCAATTATTTGCGGCTTGTTCGCCATTTGCGTCATGCGATAGAGCGGATATCTATGGGTGATATTATGGAAGAACAAGAAAAGTTAGCAAAAGTGTTGAAAGAAGAATATCCGATATGCTACAATTTGGCTTGGAAGTTAATAAAGGTGATGCAAAACACCTTAAACAAACCCGTGCCACATGCAGAAGCTGTTTATTTAACCATGCATTTGCAAAGGCTTTCGCGTTATGACAATTAA
- the ptsG gene encoding glucose-specific PTS transporter subunit IIBC codes for MWKKLFGVLQRVGKALMLPVAILPAAGLLLAFGNAFKNPALIKVIPALDASWFQLVADVMEKSGDIVFANLSLLFAVGVAVGLAGGEGVAGLAAIIGYLIMNVTMSVIEGVTPDMIGKDPSFANVLGIPTLQTGVFGGIIVGILASYLYKRFYNIELPQYLGFFAGKRFVPIITAVSALALGIVMTFIWPPVQHGLNTFSESMINSNLTVAAFIFGVIERSLIPFGLHHIFYSPFWFEFGSYKSAAEGLVRGDQAIFFAQLKDNVELTAGTFMTGKFPFMMFGLPAAALAMYHEARPEHKKVVAGIMGSAALTSFLTGITEPLEFTFLFVAPVLFGIHAIFAGLSFMVMHLLNVKIGMTFSGGVIDYLLFGVLPNRTDWWLVIPVGLVFAVIYYFGFRFAIRKWNLKTPGREIVDDEVETNIGASNKDSLAANILEGLGGESNISNLDACITRLRVSVNDPKEVDKNRLKKLGASGVLEMGNNIQAIFGTRSDTIKSEIQDIINGKTVAKPKNIEKTPEQGKVVDTKETEVVNPTSSISTDDRFVSPIKGKILSITEVPDQVFSGKMMGDGFAIEPAEGLVVSPVNGKIINIFPTKHAIGIESDSGKEILIHFGIDTVKLKGEGFESFVSEGDKVKAGQKILKVDLNFVKENAPSIITPIVFTNLSGETVSVEKTGTVAIEEENIITFKK; via the coding sequence ATGTGGAAAAAACTTTTTGGTGTTTTACAGCGCGTAGGTAAAGCACTTATGCTGCCGGTAGCAATTCTGCCAGCTGCAGGTTTGTTGCTTGCCTTTGGTAATGCGTTCAAGAACCCAGCATTGATTAAAGTAATACCAGCATTAGATGCATCATGGTTTCAGCTTGTTGCAGATGTAATGGAGAAATCTGGTGATATTGTCTTTGCCAATCTATCCTTGCTATTTGCAGTAGGTGTTGCCGTTGGACTTGCTGGCGGTGAAGGTGTAGCTGGATTAGCTGCGATCATCGGATACTTAATTATGAACGTGACGATGAGTGTTATTGAAGGGGTTACACCTGATATGATCGGAAAAGATCCTTCTTTTGCGAACGTACTAGGTATCCCAACGCTTCAAACAGGTGTGTTTGGAGGTATCATCGTTGGTATTTTGGCTTCATATCTATACAAGCGTTTTTACAATATTGAACTTCCCCAGTACTTAGGGTTCTTTGCGGGTAAACGTTTTGTTCCAATCATTACTGCTGTATCTGCTTTAGCACTTGGTATCGTAATGACGTTCATCTGGCCTCCAGTTCAGCATGGACTTAATACGTTCTCTGAAAGTATGATCAATTCAAACTTAACTGTTGCAGCCTTTATTTTTGGAGTAATTGAAAGATCATTGATTCCATTCGGCTTGCATCACATTTTCTACTCACCGTTTTGGTTCGAATTCGGCTCTTACAAGTCTGCTGCTGAAGGACTTGTGCGCGGTGACCAAGCAATCTTCTTTGCACAGTTAAAAGATAACGTTGAGTTAACGGCTGGTACATTCATGACAGGTAAGTTCCCGTTCATGATGTTTGGACTTCCGGCCGCGGCTCTTGCTATGTATCACGAAGCACGTCCTGAGCACAAGAAAGTTGTAGCAGGTATCATGGGTTCAGCAGCTCTAACATCCTTCTTAACAGGGATTACTGAACCGCTTGAGTTTACGTTCTTATTTGTTGCTCCAGTACTTTTTGGAATTCATGCTATTTTTGCAGGACTTTCTTTTATGGTCATGCACTTGTTAAATGTTAAAATAGGGATGACATTCTCTGGTGGTGTAATTGACTACTTGCTGTTCGGAGTTCTTCCTAACCGTACGGATTGGTGGCTCGTTATTCCTGTAGGTCTAGTCTTTGCTGTTATTTATTATTTCGGTTTCCGTTTTGCGATTCGCAAATGGAACTTGAAGACACCAGGACGAGAGATCGTTGATGATGAAGTTGAAACGAATATTGGTGCGTCCAATAAAGATTCTCTTGCAGCGAACATTTTAGAAGGCCTTGGCGGAGAATCCAATATATCTAACCTTGATGCGTGTATTACACGACTAAGGGTTTCTGTTAATGATCCTAAGGAAGTGGACAAAAATCGTTTGAAAAAGCTTGGAGCTTCCGGGGTCCTTGAAATGGGCAACAACATCCAAGCTATCTTCGGAACACGTTCTGATACGATTAAGAGTGAAATTCAAGATATTATTAATGGTAAGACAGTAGCTAAGCCGAAAAATATCGAGAAGACGCCTGAACAAGGAAAAGTTGTTGATACGAAAGAAACGGAAGTTGTTAATCCAACATCTTCAATTTCTACTGATGATCGTTTCGTTTCACCGATTAAAGGGAAAATACTTTCGATCACAGAAGTTCCTGATCAAGTATTCTCAGGAAAAATGATGGGTGACGGATTTGCAATTGAGCCAGCGGAAGGCTTGGTGGTTTCACCGGTTAATGGTAAGATAATCAATATCTTCCCGACTAAACATGCCATTGGTATTGAGTCAGACTCAGGTAAAGAAATCCTAATTCATTTTGGTATCGACACAGTCAAACTTAAAGGTGAAGGATTTGAGAGCTTTGTTTCTGAAGGTGACAAAGTGAAAGCTGGCCAAAAGATCCTAAAGGTCGATCTGAACTTTGTTAAGGAAAATGCTCCATCTATCATCACGCCAATCGTGTTTACGAACTTATCGGGTGAAACGGTTTCCGTTGAAAAAACAGGAACTGTCGCTATTGAAGAAGAAAATATTATTACATTTAAAAAATAA
- a CDS encoding phosphocarrier protein HPr: MAEKTFKVTSESGIHARPATTLVNQAGQFSSDITLDYNGKSVNLKSIMGVMSLGIQQGSSIVIKAEGSDAEEAIAALEDVMKKEGLGE, from the coding sequence ATGGCAGAAAAAACATTCAAAGTAACTAGCGAATCAGGAATTCACGCACGTCCAGCAACAACATTAGTTAACCAAGCAGGTCAATTCAGCTCAGATATTACACTTGATTACAACGGAAAAAGCGTTAACTTAAAATCAATCATGGGTGTTATGAGCCTTGGAATCCAACAAGGATCTTCAATCGTGATTAAAGCAGAAGGCTCAGATGCAGAAGAAGCAATTGCAGCATTAGAAGATGTTATGAAAAAGGAAGGGCTTGGTGAGTAA